A stretch of the Sulfurospirillum sp. UCH001 genome encodes the following:
- a CDS encoding serine hydroxymethyltransferase, with protein sequence MSYIKNDRLATADKRVFSILNNEFERQATHLEMIASENFTSPAVMEATGSIFTNKYAEGYPQKRYYGGCECADEIEQLAIDRLCAIFGCNYANVQPHSGSQANGAVYAALLQAGDKLLGMDLQQGGHLTHGAKVSFSGKNYQSFSYGVDAQGFIDYEKVLEIATIVKPKMIVCGASAYAREIDFAKFREIADAVGAILFADIAHIAGLIAAGEHMSPFPYAHVVTSTTHKTLRGPRGGVIMTNDEALAKKINSAIFPALQGGPLLHVIAAKAVAFGEVLDPMWKEYAKQVKLNAHVLSNVLLQRGFDLVSGGTDNHLILVSLLHKDFSGDEASQALERAGITVNKNSVPNDTRSAMQTSGVRIGSSALTTLGMKEAEFELIAHRICDVLDDITNVARHAEIKKELVTLLQKFSVYSCSTY encoded by the coding sequence ATGAGTTACATCAAAAATGATCGCTTAGCAACAGCAGACAAGAGGGTATTTAGCATTCTTAACAATGAGTTTGAACGACAGGCGACGCATCTTGAAATGATCGCTAGTGAAAATTTTACCTCACCTGCAGTCATGGAAGCAACGGGAAGTATCTTTACCAACAAGTATGCGGAGGGTTACCCACAAAAGCGGTATTACGGTGGTTGTGAATGTGCCGATGAGATCGAACAGCTTGCCATCGATAGGCTATGTGCTATTTTTGGCTGTAACTATGCCAATGTACAGCCTCATTCGGGTAGCCAAGCCAATGGTGCGGTCTATGCGGCACTTCTTCAAGCAGGTGATAAACTGCTCGGTATGGATTTGCAACAAGGTGGACACTTAACCCATGGTGCAAAAGTGAGCTTTTCGGGTAAAAATTATCAGTCATTCTCGTATGGCGTTGATGCTCAGGGTTTTATTGATTATGAGAAGGTTCTAGAAATTGCAACGATTGTTAAGCCTAAGATGATCGTGTGTGGTGCTTCGGCGTATGCACGCGAAATTGACTTTGCAAAGTTTCGAGAGATTGCAGACGCAGTAGGAGCGATTTTATTTGCGGACATCGCACACATTGCAGGTTTGATTGCTGCGGGTGAGCACATGAGTCCTTTCCCCTATGCCCATGTAGTCACTTCTACGACGCATAAGACACTCAGAGGTCCAAGGGGTGGTGTGATTATGACGAACGATGAGGCGCTTGCCAAAAAGATCAATTCTGCCATTTTTCCTGCCTTACAAGGTGGACCATTGTTACATGTTATCGCGGCAAAAGCGGTGGCATTTGGTGAAGTGTTGGATCCAATGTGGAAAGAGTATGCAAAGCAAGTCAAGCTCAATGCACATGTTCTAAGCAATGTTTTACTGCAAAGAGGCTTTGATCTTGTCAGCGGTGGAACAGACAACCACTTGATTTTGGTATCATTACTGCATAAAGATTTCTCAGGCGATGAAGCAAGTCAAGCGTTGGAGCGCGCGGGTATCACGGTCAATAAAAACAGTGTCCCCAATGACACCAGAAGTGCTATGCAAACTTCAGGTGTTCGTATCGGATCTTCCGCACTCACGACACTAGGTATGAAAGAAGCAGAGTTTGAGCTCATCGCTCACCGTATTTGTGATGTGTTAGATGATATCACCAATGTTGCACGTCATGCTGAGATTAAAAAAGAGTTGGTAACTCTTTTGCAAAAATTTAGTGTGTATAGCTGTTCGACCTATTAA
- a CDS encoding multidrug efflux SMR transporter, which translates to MNLYWMAIFVATVFEVLWVIGLKHASNPFEWIGTASCIVTTFVLLTFAGKKLPIGTTYTVFTGIGTVGTIVIDTLFFGETLGVVKILLIALLLLGVIGLKMITEEHDVSIEKVHA; encoded by the coding sequence ATGAATCTATACTGGATGGCTATTTTTGTAGCGACAGTGTTTGAAGTGTTGTGGGTTATTGGTTTGAAGCATGCTTCTAACCCTTTTGAATGGATAGGCACGGCTTCATGTATTGTTACGACATTTGTGTTGTTGACGTTTGCTGGTAAAAAGCTTCCTATTGGAACGACCTATACTGTATTTACAGGTATTGGTACGGTTGGCACAATTGTGATAGATACACTGTTTTTTGGTGAAACGCTCGGTGTTGTGAAAATTCTTTTAATTGCACTTTTACTCTTAGGTGTGATTGGGCTTAAGATGATTACAGAAGAGCACGATGTGAGTATTGAAAAGGTACACGCTTAA
- a CDS encoding TetR/AcrR family transcriptional regulator, with protein MPKKVNVDDKLEYICEKAYEELLKNGINHFSLNKFIDSLQMSKGQFYYYFKTKEALICKTIDQKCYEAFAYTYEQTKSKSTFLDKMNTFFAFFLGNVEPRFADLDRLLKSTFHLYVNADNSAIKQLNTEFYQLLFSYIEEIFDELIEKGYVPQNAKKLARSLIATADGMYLHALMNDNYDMKVYFSEYLVMLDALLKLDNEGKKK; from the coding sequence ATGCCAAAGAAGGTCAATGTAGACGATAAACTCGAGTACATTTGCGAAAAAGCGTATGAAGAGTTGTTAAAAAATGGCATCAACCATTTTTCGCTTAACAAGTTTATTGATTCGCTGCAGATGTCAAAAGGACAGTTTTATTATTACTTTAAAACAAAAGAGGCATTGATCTGTAAGACGATCGATCAGAAGTGTTATGAAGCATTTGCCTATACGTATGAACAGACAAAATCAAAATCAACGTTTTTAGACAAAATGAACACTTTTTTTGCCTTTTTTTTGGGCAATGTAGAGCCAAGATTTGCGGATTTAGATAGGTTGTTAAAGAGCACCTTTCATTTGTATGTCAATGCCGATAACAGCGCAATAAAACAACTCAATACAGAATTTTACCAGTTACTCTTTTCATATATTGAAGAGATTTTTGATGAGTTGATTGAAAAAGGATACGTACCTCAAAATGCTAAAAAACTGGCACGCAGTCTGATTGCGACTGCGGATGGGATGTATCTGCACGCATTGATGAATGACAATTACGACATGAAAGTCTATTTTAGTGAGTATTTGGTCATGCTAGATGCGCTACTTAAACTGGACAATGAAGGAAAGAAAAAATGA
- a CDS encoding helix-turn-helix transcriptional regulator, with translation MGDEFCSCDIVHDNIIEMVKQKMPQEEKLYDLAELFKVFGDTTRVKIISALFEAEMCVCDIAELLSMTQSAISHQLRVLRQARLVKHRKEGKVVFYSLDDEHIKTIFNQGLEHILEPRGYEYAIS, from the coding sequence ATGGGCGATGAATTTTGCAGTTGCGATATTGTGCATGATAACATCATCGAAATGGTCAAACAAAAGATGCCCCAAGAGGAGAAGCTGTACGACCTCGCTGAACTCTTTAAAGTCTTTGGTGACACGACACGTGTGAAGATCATCTCGGCACTGTTTGAAGCAGAGATGTGCGTGTGTGACATCGCAGAGCTTTTAAGTATGACACAGTCTGCCATTTCACACCAACTTCGCGTCCTTCGCCAAGCAAGGCTTGTAAAACACCGCAAAGAAGGCAAAGTTGTCTTTTACTCTTTGGACGATGAACACATCAAAACCATTTTCAATCAAGGCTTAGAACATATATTAGAACCACGAGGATATGAGTATGCAATTTCATAA
- a CDS encoding multidrug efflux SMR transporter has product MDWIALIFAGCFEVFGVAMLNIYKKRKEWKIIVLIALGFACSLFCLSYAMNTLPMGLTYAIWTGIGGVGGALVGMAFYGESREWKRIGFLAMIIVSVMGLKLTA; this is encoded by the coding sequence ATGGATTGGATAGCACTTATATTTGCAGGATGTTTTGAAGTTTTTGGTGTTGCAATGCTCAATATTTATAAAAAACGAAAAGAGTGGAAAATCATTGTTTTAATTGCTCTAGGTTTTGCATGTAGCCTTTTTTGTTTATCGTATGCTATGAACACGCTGCCTATGGGACTTACCTATGCCATATGGACAGGCATCGGCGGTGTTGGGGGCGCTCTTGTAGGTATGGCATTTTATGGTGAGTCAAGAGAGTGGAAACGTATAGGTTTTTTAGCGATGATTATCGTGAGTGTTATGGGATTAAAACTGACAGCATAA
- a CDS encoding heavy metal translocating P-type ATPase produces MQFHKTAPEPEVCDTTTGSCCSRCKPAIPQHHSHSHDHDHDHEHSHDHDDHHHHGLGDSSLKEMLTSWHFITFCIGTVLFIAALLMDESNPLMFWTYLISFFLVGGEILYMALTNLFKGHLFDENFLMGLATVGAFSIGEYPEGVSVMLFFRIGEFFQDLAVDRSRKSITKLMDIRPDFANLQTAYGEEKVSPNDVSVGSRIIVKPGEKIPLDGIIIEGRSTLDTSALTGESLPKEVNKNDEVLSGTINKTGVLIVETTKLFSESTVSKILDLVQNASSKKAKTEQFITQFAKYYTPFVVISAALLAFLPPLLMEDALLSEWFRRSLVFLVVSCPCALVVSIPLSFFGGIGGASKNGILVKGGNFLEALNSVDTVVLDKTGTLTKGVFSVTSITALQGYSEEDVLRLAALAEMHSNHPIALSIKRAYTKPLEAVVSSYEELAGYGVKALIDGKRVLAGNGKLLLDQNIKHEVLSTPDTIVYIVVEGILAGYLTIADEPKEDSERAILALKALGIKEIVMLTGDNKETAKKVATELGITQVEAELLPHQKVQKLEEIMARKSGKGKTVFVGDGINDAPVLARSDIGIAMGGVGSDAAIEAADVVIMTDEISKVATALKIARKTHVIVWQNIIFALGVKGAILIMGAFGVATMWEAVFGDVGVALIAVLNATRVLTHK; encoded by the coding sequence ATGCAATTTCATAAAACTGCACCCGAACCAGAAGTGTGCGACACCACAACAGGAAGCTGTTGCTCAAGGTGTAAACCAGCCATTCCACAACATCATAGTCATAGCCATGATCATGACCACGATCACGAGCATAGTCATGACCATGACGACCATCATCACCACGGATTAGGTGATTCTAGTTTGAAAGAGATGCTGACATCGTGGCATTTCATCACGTTTTGTATAGGAACAGTGCTTTTTATCGCTGCCCTACTGATGGACGAAAGCAATCCTTTGATGTTCTGGACATACCTCATTAGCTTCTTCTTAGTCGGTGGCGAAATCTTATATATGGCGCTGACGAACCTTTTTAAAGGGCATCTATTTGATGAAAACTTTTTGATGGGTCTTGCAACGGTTGGTGCCTTTAGCATTGGCGAATACCCAGAAGGTGTCTCGGTCATGCTCTTTTTCCGCATTGGTGAGTTTTTCCAAGACTTAGCGGTCGATCGTTCTCGTAAATCCATCACGAAACTGATGGACATTCGACCTGATTTCGCAAACCTTCAAACGGCATATGGTGAAGAGAAAGTCAGCCCAAATGATGTCAGTGTGGGTAGTCGCATCATCGTAAAACCAGGTGAGAAAATTCCACTCGATGGCATCATCATTGAGGGTCGTTCTACACTTGACACCTCTGCCCTCACAGGTGAATCTCTTCCAAAAGAGGTTAATAAAAACGATGAAGTGCTCTCAGGCACGATCAATAAAACGGGTGTACTCATTGTTGAAACCACAAAACTCTTCTCAGAGTCTACCGTTTCAAAAATCTTAGACCTTGTGCAAAATGCAAGTTCCAAAAAGGCTAAAACAGAGCAGTTCATCACGCAGTTTGCAAAGTACTATACGCCATTTGTCGTTATCTCCGCTGCTTTGCTTGCGTTCTTGCCACCTCTTTTGATGGAAGATGCACTTCTTAGCGAATGGTTTAGACGCTCTTTGGTTTTCCTTGTTGTCTCCTGCCCATGTGCGCTTGTCGTTTCCATTCCCCTTAGCTTCTTTGGAGGCATCGGTGGTGCGTCTAAAAATGGTATCTTAGTCAAAGGTGGAAACTTCCTTGAAGCACTGAACAGTGTCGATACCGTTGTTTTAGATAAAACAGGAACGCTTACAAAAGGTGTCTTTAGCGTCACCTCCATTACCGCACTTCAAGGATACAGTGAAGAGGATGTACTACGCCTTGCAGCCTTAGCTGAGATGCACTCAAACCATCCTATCGCTCTTTCAATCAAGCGTGCCTACACGAAGCCTTTAGAAGCAGTTGTGAGCTCGTATGAAGAGCTAGCAGGCTATGGTGTAAAAGCGCTCATTGATGGCAAACGTGTCCTAGCAGGAAATGGTAAACTTCTCTTAGATCAAAACATTAAACATGAGGTGCTTTCAACACCAGATACCATTGTTTACATCGTTGTTGAGGGTATTTTAGCGGGTTACCTTACCATCGCGGATGAGCCAAAAGAAGACAGTGAAAGAGCCATTTTAGCCCTTAAAGCGCTAGGTATCAAAGAGATTGTCATGCTCACAGGCGACAATAAAGAGACAGCAAAAAAAGTAGCTACTGAGCTTGGTATCACACAGGTTGAAGCAGAGCTCTTACCGCATCAAAAAGTACAAAAACTTGAAGAGATCATGGCGCGAAAAAGTGGCAAAGGTAAAACGGTCTTTGTGGGTGATGGCATTAATGACGCCCCTGTACTCGCACGTTCAGACATTGGAATTGCTATGGGTGGTGTAGGCTCTGATGCCGCCATTGAAGCAGCCGATGTGGTCATCATGACCGATGAGATTAGTAAAGTAGCTACTGCGCTTAAAATCGCTCGAAAAACACACGTCATCGTATGGCAAAATATCATCTTTGCACTCGGAGTCAAAGGGGCTATTTTGATTATGGGAGCATTTGGTGTTGCTACCATGTGGGAAGCGGTTTTTGGTGATGTGGGCGTTGCACTCATTGCCGTTCTTAACGCGACACGTGTCTTAACACACAAATAA